The genomic region GCTTCAGTTTCCCTTATGTTTCGTGATCTTAACTTCTGCATCACGAATGCATTTCCGGCCGTGTGAGCACTCTTTTACGCGTTGGACACATCCGGCACGTCCCGATGAAACACCGCCCGCCTAGCTTGAATATGTGGCCGCAACAGCGGTTGAGCCCGTATGGGATGTATTAGAGAGGGGCCGGGATGACCGCCGTACTTGAAACCGCAATCAACGACGCAGTAGAGGACCAGGCCGCCGGGCAGGCTGTTGTATCCGGCTGGCACCGTGTGTGCGCCGTAGCGGACCTGGAGCCCGGCTGGGGCGAGGCTGCACTGATTTCCGGACGCCAGATCGCGCTGTTCCGGACCGTGACCGGTGAGGTTTTCGCCGTCGCCCAGGAGGACCCCGCCACCGGCGCGCACGTGATGGCCCGGGGTATCACCGGTTCCCGCGGCTCGCGCCCGACCATCGCCTCGCCGCTGCACAAGGAGGTCTACGACCTCGAAACCGGGGAGTGCCTCGTCAACCCTGAGCTGAGCCTGCCGTCCTACCGCACCCGGGTCGTGGACGGCTTCATCGACGTCGAGGTCAGGTAAAGGCCTCTTATCCGATTGCGGCCGGCTAGAGTCCGAGGGCCTCACGGACGTCGGCCAGGACGCTGTCCAGCGCGGCGCGGGCCTCGGTCCGGGCCTCCGGCAGTTCGGCGGCCGAGTCGACACCGCGGATGACTTCGAGGTAGCACTTGAGCTTCGGTTCCGTGCCGCTGGGGCGGATGATGACGCGGCTGAGGTCCTTGGTCAGATACAGCAGGCCTTCGGTGGGCGGGAGGTGCTCGCTGCCGACCGCCAGGTCGGTGACGGTCTCGACGCCGGAACCGCCGAAGGCTTCGGGCGGGCTGACCCGCAGCCGGTTCATCATCGCGTCCAGCAGGCCGAGGTCCGCCACCCGGATGCTCAGCTGGTCGCTCGCGTGCAGGCCGTGCACGAGGTAGAGCTCATCCAGGGTGTCAAAGATGGTCTTGCCCTCGGCTTTTGCGGCCGCCGCGAGTTCGGCGATGAGGACCGCGGCCGAAATCCCGTCCTTGTCGCGCACCAGCGAGGGGGCGACGCAGTAACCCAGCGCCTCCTCGTAGCCGTAGACGAGCCCCGGCACGCGGGCGATCCACTTGAAGCCGGTCAGGGTTTCCTCATGGGCGTAGCCCGCCGCGGCCGCAATCCGCGCCAGCAGCCGGGAGGACACGATCGAGTTGGCGAACACGCCGGCCGGTGCCTGACCGCCGGCGGCCTGCCGGGCCACGATATGGGCGCCCAGCAGGGCTCCGACCTCGTCGCCGCGCAGCATGCGCCAGGCGCCGGTGGCCGGGTCCTTCGCCGCCACGGCGGCCCGGTCGGCGTCGGGGTCGTTGGCGATCACGATGTCGGCGTCCTCGCGCGCTGCCGTCTCGAGGGCCAGGTCCAGGGCTCCGGGTTCCTCGGGATTGGGGAAGTTCACCGTCGGGAAGTCGGGGTCCGGCTGTGCCTGTTCCGTGACGAGCGTGACGTCGGCGAAACCTGCCGCGTTCAGCACCGCCACCGCCGTTTCCCCGCCCACGCCGTGCATGGGGGTCAGGACGATCTTCAGCCCGCGGGCCGGGAAGTGCTCCCGAGCAGCCAGGGCCGCGACGGCGCGCTGGTACTCGGCGGCGATGGAGGGTGCCAGGACGGTCCAGCCGTCCGCGGCCAGGACGATTGAATCGAGGGCGCCGACGGCGTCGATCCGCTCTGCAATCAGCGCATCGTAGGGCGCCACGATCTGGGCGCCGCGGCCGCTCTCCTCGACGGCATGACGGCCGAGGTACACCTTGTAGCCGTTGTCCTGCGGCGGGTTGTGGCTGGCGGTGACCATGACGCCGCCGTCGCAGTCCAGGGCCCGCACCGCATAGGCGAGCAGCGGGGTGGGCAGCGCGGCGGGCATGAGGAAGGTTTCCACGCCGGCAGCGGTGAGGATCGCGGCGGTTTCCGCCGCGAAAATATCGGAGTTGTAGCGGGCGTCAAAGCCGACGACGGCGCGCGGCCGGGTGCCGGGGGAGGCCTGCGCGACCGCGGAGGTGAGGAAGGCGGTGAAGCCTGCTGCGGCGCGGCGCACCACTACACGGTTCATCCGGTTCGGGCCCGGGCCGAGGGCTGCCCGCAGTCCGGCCGTGCCGAACTGCAGGGTGCCGCTGAAGCTGTCGGCCAGTTCCTGCCGGGCCACCGCGACGCCGGCATCGGTGAGACGGACCAGCTCGGACAGTGCGGCGGCAGTGGCGGGGTCCGGGTCCTGGTCTGCCCAGTCGCGGGCATCGCTCAGGAGTCGGCCGAGGTCGGCATCAGAAGACGTCATAGGAACCAAACTATCGCCAATCGCGTCCGATTCCGCCCCGGCAATCGGGAGTCGGGGTTTCAGTTGCATCACGTCCGGCCCGAACGCCCTGAACACGTGAGGCCTTGACACCCAAATTTCCGGACACGTAGCGTCTGGAATATGAAGATGGGCCGCGGGGTGGAATGGGCGGTGCACAGCTGCGTCAACATGGCCTGGACACCGCCGGGCGAACCGGTGAACAGTGCCCGGCTCGCGGAGTTCTACAAGCTGCCCGCCGCCTATCTCAACAAACAGTTCCAGTCGCTGGTCCGGGCAGGGGTGCTCGAGTCGGTGTCGGGACCGCACGGCGGGTTCCTGCTGGCGCGCAGGCCGGAGAACATCACCGTGCTGGACATCGTCCTGGCGCTGGAGGGCCAGGACCCGGCCTTCCGGTGTGAAGCGATCCTCGGAAACGTCCCGGAGCCGGTTCGGCAGGAGAACTTCGCCCGGACGTGCCTTATCTCCCAGACCATGCGCCAGGCCGAACTCGCCTGGCGGCAGGCGCTGGCACGCCAGAGCATCGCCGGGATCGCGGACTCGATGGAACGGCGGTTCCCGGCGGACAAAGTGAAGGTCCTGGACTACCTGGCGGCGGAATAGCCGCAGCCGGCGGCCCAGGGCCTCCGCTGTGTCCGCCCCTCCGGCCGGCACCCCGCGGAGGGGGAGGGTCAGAGCTTGGCGATGATCCCGGCGAGCAGCTTGGAAATGCGCGGTCCGGCGGCGTGGCCGGCCTCGAGGACTTCCTCGTGGCTGAGCGGAGTCGGGCTGATCCCGGCCGCGAGGTTGGTCACGAGCGAGATGCCGAAAACCTCCATGCCCGCGTGGCGGCCGGCGATGGCCTCCAGCGCCGTGGACATGCCGATGAGAGACGCGCCGATCCGTTTGGCGTACTGCACCTCGGCCGGCGTTTCGTAGTGCGGCCCTGTGAACTGGGCGTACACTCCCTCATCCAGGGAGGGGTCCACTTCGCGGGCCAGGCCGCGGATGCGGGAGGAGTACAGGTCCGTCAGGTCCACGAATGTGGCGCCTTCCAGGGGCGAGGTGGCGGTGAGGTTGATGTGGTCGCTGATCAGCACGGGGGTGCCGGGCGTCCACTCCTCGTTGAGGCCGCCGCAGCCGTTGGTCAGCACGAGGGTCTTGCAGCCGGTGGCCGCGGCGGTGCGCACGCCGTGGACGACGGAGCGGACGCCCTTTCCCTCGTAATAGTGCGTGCGCGCGCCCAGGACCAGGGCCCGTTTGCCCTCCTTGGTCAGCACCGAACGGATGGTGCCCACGTGCCCCACCACTGACGGCTCGGTGAAACCGGGGATTTCGGCCGCGGACAAGGTCGCGGTGGTCTCGCCGATCAGTTCGGCCGCCTCACCCCAGCCCGATCCGAGCACCAGCGCGACGTCGTGGGCATCCACGCCCGTCTCTTCGGCGATGTAGTCGGCGGCGTCGCGGGCGGCCTCGAAGGGGTCCGCATTCAGGAATTCTGTATAGCTCACTGGTACAAGCTATCGCGCGCCGGGCCTGCTGCCCAGCACCCGCGCGGTACTGCCCGGGCACTGCGGCGTCGGCCGAGGCCCGCGGCGGCCCCGATTCTTGGTTGCTCCGGTTCGGATGGTGGACAATGGTTGATTGTGACTACGCATCCCGATTTCAGCTCACCCCGTATTGCAATCCTCGGCGGAGGGCCCGGCGGCTACGAAGCCGCCATGGTCGCCGCCTCGCTGGGGGCGCAAGTCACCATCATCGAGCGGGCGGGACTGGGCGGATCCGCGGTGCTGACCGACGTCGTTCCCTCCAAGACCCTGATCGCGACGGCAGACCTGATGACCCGCGTCGGCGAGGCCGGAGAGCTGGGCGTCAAGTTCGACGTCGACGGCGGCGACTTTGCCCCGGCGATGCGCGCGGACCTCAAGCACATCAACGACCGCCTGCTCCGCCTGGCACGGAAGCAGTCGGAGGACATCCAGGCCGGGCTGGAACACCAGAACGTCCGCATCCTGATCGGCTCCGGCAGGCTGCTGGACAGCCACACCATCGAGGTCCTGACCTCCGAGGGCACCGAACTGGTGGAAGCCGACACCATCCTGCTCGCGGTCGGCGCCCACCCGCGCGAGCTGCCCACCGCGCGGCCGGACGGTGAGCGCATCCTGAACTGGGCCCAGATCTACAACATGGACGAGCTGCCCGAAGAGCTCATCGTGGTCGGTTCCGGTGTCACGGGCGCGGAATTCGCCTCGGCCTATAACGGGCTGGGCTCCAAAGTCACCCTGATTTCCAGCCGCGACCGCGTGCTGCCTGGCTCGGACACCGACGCCGCCGAGGTCCTGGAGGGCGTCTTCGAACGCCGCGGGCTGAAGGTCCTCTCCCGCGCCCGCGCCGAGACCGTGGAACGCACCGGCGACGGCGTCGTTGTCACCCTCGGCGACGGTTCAAAGGTCACCGGCAGCCACTGCCTCGTCTGCGTCGGCTCCATCCCGAACACCGCCGGCATCGGCCTGGAGGAAGCCGGCGTCGCGCTCACCGAGAGCGGCCACATCAAGGTCGACGGCGTCTCGCGCACCACGGCGCCGAACATCTACGCCGCGGGCGACTGCACCGGCGTCCTCGCCCTGGCCTCCGTGGCCGCGATGCAGGGCCGGATTGCCGTGGCCCACTTCCTGGGCGATGCCGTCATGCCGATCAAGCTGCACCAGGTGGCGTCCAACATCTTCACCTCGCCCGAGATCGCTTCCGTGGGCGTCTCCGAGGCCGAGATCGACTCCGGCAAGTACCAGGCCGACATCATCAAGCTGTCGCTGCGCAGCAACGCCCGCGCCAAGATGCGCAACCACCGCGACGGCTTCGTCAAGATCTTCGCGCGCAAGGGCTCCGGCACCGTGATCGGCGGGGTCGTCGTCGGCCCGAACGCCTCCGAGCTCATCTTCGCGATCTCCCTCGCGGTGACCCAGAAACTGCACGTCGACGACGTCGCCAGCACCTTCACCGTGTACCCGTCGCTCAGCGGCTCCATCTCCGAGGCGGCCCGGCGGCTCCACGTTCACATGTAGATTCTTTGCACGTCAAAGGGTCCACCGGCATGTTGCCGTTGGACCCTTTGCCTGTCTCCGGGATGTCAGCGACTATGCCGGCGACTATGCCGGCGCCGCACAGATATCTGTCCTTGTTCCGGAGGTGCTGAGAAGGGTGAAGGTCCCGGTGGGGGCGATGGTGGAAACGATGCGCCCGTTGTACTGCACCGCGGACGGCGCTGCGTCTTTTGGAAGATCGTCTTTTGGAAGATCGGTGGAAAACAGGCTGAGGCCGTTGCTTCCCGTGGCCAAGATGAGCGGCGGATGCGCTCTTTGGGTTGCCGTGCCGGCGGGCTACACCGCGGGGTCAACACCTGTCGCTGGAGCTTTGGGACTTCCTTGAGCGGCGCCGGCCCTGGGACCTTCGGCCGTGGCGCGGCCCGGCCGGGCGCGCACATCATGGATCATGGCCAAGATCTGTATCCCGTGATGGGCGGTGTCGTCTTTACGCCCCGGAACTTTTCTTCGCGGCCTCTCGCGGTGACCCAGAAACCGCACGTCGACGACGTCGCCAGCACCTTCACCGGGCACCCGTCCCTGAGCGGCTCCGTCTCCGAAGCGGCCCGGCGGCTCCACGTTCACAGGTGACAAAGACGGAGGTTGCAGCCATGCAGAGTCCCCGCACCGTTGTTGACTCGGTGGAACAGAACCCCGTGCTGCCCGCCGGCGCGGAGGAAAGCTTTGCCGGCTACGGCGTGATGGGCGTTCCGTTCAGCTCCGGTTACATCCTGGCCCTGCGGCATTTTCCTGCCTCCTCCGTCGGCCCGGGCTACAGCTCGGTCTGGATCCGTGACCCTGCCGGTGTCTGGACGATGCACAGCACCACGGACCCCGGGTCCTCCTGCCCCCGCTACTTCGGCAGCGCCCTGGGAGCGGCGTCGACGGGCGGCATCTCGATCCGCTGGCGCGACGGCTACTCCTTCAGCGTGGAGGTCGGGGACGGGGTGGACCTGAGCTGGGACCTGACGCTGGCGGCGACGCCGGTCACCCGGGTCATGTCCGCAGTGTCCGGTGCTGTTCCGGAGCGGCTGTGGCGCAGCCGGGTGTTCCTGCGCGCCCTGGGGGCTGCCGCCGGCCCGGCGCTGGGGGCGGGGCGCATCGGGTTGACGGGCAGGGTGCCCAACGGCCAAAGCTTCGGGGCGCGCCCGCGGCGGATCTGGTTTGTCCGCGAAAGCACGGCACGCCTGTCGGGGCACAGCCTGGGGCAGGCCGCGGCCCTTCCCCGCCAGGACCGGCTGGGGGACTTCTGGATCCCCCAGCGCGGCATCTTTATGGTCGGTTCCTCCGTGTTCAAATCCTAGAACGGGTAGGGTGCGATGTCCGGCCGCATGGTCAGCCACTGGATCTCCGTGAAGGACTCCATGTTGGCGTGATGGCCGCCGATCCGCGAGCCGTTGCCCGAGTTCTTGACCCCGCCGAAGGGCGAGTTGGCCTCGTCGGACACGGTCTGTTCGTTGATGTGGACTTTGCCGGAGTCGAGCCGGTCGGCGATCGTCATGGCCATGCCCACGTCGCCGAGGATCCCGATCGAGAGCCCGTACTCGTTGTCGTTGGCCAGGGCCACAGCCTCGTCCACGGTGGAGAACTTCATCACCGGGGCAACGGGCCCGAAGATTTCGTCCTTCCATGCCGGGCTGGCGAGATCGAGGTCGGCGAGCACGGTGGGCCGGTAGAAGCGGCCGTCGTGGCTGCCGCCTGCTGCCAGCCGCGCGCCGCCCTGCACCGCGTCCTGGACGATCGTGTCGACCCGGTGGAGCTGCTTCCCGTCGATCACCGGGCCCAGCGCCACCGTTCCGCTCTTGGGATCGCCCACCGGCAGATGGCGGGCCTTTTCCGCGAGGGCGCTGACGTAGTCCTCGTAAATGTCCTCATGCACGATGTGCCGGCCGGACGCCATACAGATCTGGCCCTGGTGCATGAAGGAGCCAAACGCGGCGGCGGAGACAGCCTTGGGGAGATCGACGCCGGGCAGCACGATCATCGCGTTGTTCCCGCCGAGTTCCAGGTGGGCTCGCTTGAGCAGCCGGCCGGCGGCCTCGCCCACTTTGCGGCCCGCCGCCGTCGACCCCGTGAAGGCGACGACGCGGACCTCGGGAGCTTCGACGACGGCGGCACCAATCTCGGCGCCGCCCGGAAGCAGGGACAGCAGGCCGGGCGGAAGCCCCGCCTCTTCGAACACCCGGACCAGGGTGACGCCGCCACAGACCGCCGTCCGCGGGTCAGGTTTGAGCAGCACGGCGTTGCCAAGGGCCAGCGCCGGGGCGACGGCGCGGATGGAGAGGATAAGCGGGAAGTTGAAGGGCGCGATCACCGAGACCACCCCGACGGGGCGGCGCCGGGCGAAGGACCAGCGGTTCTCGTTCGAGGTCAGCACGTCCCCGGCCGGGAGGGCGGGCAGGGCCGAGGCGTCGTAGCATTGGTTGGCCGCGATGTGGGTTTCCAAGCCGGCTTTGGGCGGGATACCGCCGGATTCCCGGACGATCCACTCCTGGATTTCCGGCCCATGCTCCTCCCAGAGCTGCCCCGCGCGGCGCAGCACGGCGGCGCGGTCCTCCGGGTTGCGGGCGGCCCACTCCTTTTGCGCTGTCGCCGCCACGGCGGCGGCCTCGCGGACATCCTCCACCGAGGCCACGCCATAGTGGCCCAGGGTTTCCCCGGTGGCGGGTTCGACGGCGTCGCCGGTCCCGCCGCCGCCGGGCCGCCAGCCGTTGAGATGGATCTTGCCCTCCCACAGGGCGGAATCGAGCAGGGACATGGGGGCGTCCTTTCGTCGTGGACTCTTGCTTGCGTACCCGCCGGCCGCATGAGAACCGGACCGGGCCTGGGTCCATCTCATGTCGGCGGGCCGCCGTCGTCAAGGGCACGGTGTTCAAGGGCACGGTGTTGAAGGGCGCGGTGTTCAAGGGCGCGGTGTTCAAGGGCCGGAGGCGTGAGGGGATCCGGGGGACCTTCGGCCGTATCGCTTCCCGGCCGGGTGCCAACACCATGGAACATGGCCAAGATCTATATCCCTTACGGGACCGTTGAAGGACAGACAGCCCAGATTGCCGATTACATCGCCGAGCTGATCCGGGCGCACGGGCATCAGGCAGACACGGCGGACCTCAAACATTCCGGCGAAACCCTTCCGGGCGGCTACGACGGCGTGATCGTGGCGGCGTCGGTTCACATGGGCAAGCACGAGGGGCACGTCAAGGACTTCGTGAAGAAGAACCGCGGCGAGCTCGAAAGATTGCGCTCCGCACTGGTTTCGGTCAGCTTGGCCGCCCACGGGGATGAGGAAAACGCCGAGGGCTACGTCGAGAAGTTTGAAGAGGACACGGGGTGGCGGCCCACACACGTCGGGTTGTTCGCCGGTGCTCTGCTCTATACCCACTACGGGTTCATCAAGAAACACCTGATGAAGAAGATCGCCAGCGACAAGGGCTCCCAGGACACCGACACCACGCGTGACTACGTCTATACCGAGTGGGACGGCGTCCAGCGCTTCACCGAGGACTACCTGGCGTGGTTGGCCCAGCCGGCAGGCCAGTAGTAAGTCTCAAAGGCAGGTCGCGGCAGGTTTGCGCTCACGAGCACGCGTAGGGCGGAACCGTGTCACCGGGGGCGAAGGGTTTGAACCACTGATCAAAGCCCAGCTTGTCAGCATCGTCCTCGAGAACGTCGAGGTTCTCGGAGTACAGCGCTTCACTGTCAGCATCCTCCAGCAGGACTTCCTCGACGTCGGCCCGCCAGTCGTCCGGCAGGTCCAGCTCGTAGATGTCCTCGGTGATTTCCGCCTGGTCGAGCAGGCAGCGGACGGCGAGTTCCGCGGCGAGGCAGCCGGGGGCGGTCCAGCCACGGACCAGGCATGCGGTGACGTCCGCGGCGACGACGATGAACTTCTGGGTGAATTTCGCGTCGTAGCTGGCGGCGAACTGCGGCGGCAACGAGGACAAGACCGAGGTCCCGGCGATGTCGGCCGGAGAGACAATGTCCAGCGCGCTGAGCGTGCCGAGATCGCGGAACAACTGATCGATGAGGATGCTCGACGAGTTCCACAGGAGGC from Arthrobacter sp. NicSoilB8 harbors:
- a CDS encoding NAD(P)H-quinone dehydrogenase is translated as MTTHPDFSSPRIAILGGGPGGYEAAMVAASLGAQVTIIERAGLGGSAVLTDVVPSKTLIATADLMTRVGEAGELGVKFDVDGGDFAPAMRADLKHINDRLLRLARKQSEDIQAGLEHQNVRILIGSGRLLDSHTIEVLTSEGTELVEADTILLAVGAHPRELPTARPDGERILNWAQIYNMDELPEELIVVGSGVTGAEFASAYNGLGSKVTLISSRDRVLPGSDTDAAEVLEGVFERRGLKVLSRARAETVERTGDGVVVTLGDGSKVTGSHCLVCVGSIPNTAGIGLEEAGVALTESGHIKVDGVSRTTAPNIYAAGDCTGVLALASVAAMQGRIAVAHFLGDAVMPIKLHQVASNIFTSPEIASVGVSEAEIDSGKYQADIIKLSLRSNARAKMRNHRDGFVKIFARKGSGTVIGGVVVGPNASELIFAISLAVTQKLHVDDVASTFTVYPSLSGSISEAARRLHVHM
- the nirD gene encoding nitrite reductase small subunit NirD translates to MTAVLETAINDAVEDQAAGQAVVSGWHRVCAVADLEPGWGEAALISGRQIALFRTVTGEVFAVAQEDPATGAHVMARGITGSRGSRPTIASPLHKEVYDLETGECLVNPELSLPSYRTRVVDGFIDVEVR
- a CDS encoding Rrf2 family transcriptional regulator, producing the protein MKMGRGVEWAVHSCVNMAWTPPGEPVNSARLAEFYKLPAAYLNKQFQSLVRAGVLESVSGPHGGFLLARRPENITVLDIVLALEGQDPAFRCEAILGNVPEPVRQENFARTCLISQTMRQAELAWRQALARQSIAGIADSMERRFPADKVKVLDYLAAE
- a CDS encoding phospho-sugar mutase; this encodes MTSSDADLGRLLSDARDWADQDPDPATAAALSELVRLTDAGVAVARQELADSFSGTLQFGTAGLRAALGPGPNRMNRVVVRRAAAGFTAFLTSAVAQASPGTRPRAVVGFDARYNSDIFAAETAAILTAAGVETFLMPAALPTPLLAYAVRALDCDGGVMVTASHNPPQDNGYKVYLGRHAVEESGRGAQIVAPYDALIAERIDAVGALDSIVLAADGWTVLAPSIAAEYQRAVAALAAREHFPARGLKIVLTPMHGVGGETAVAVLNAAGFADVTLVTEQAQPDPDFPTVNFPNPEEPGALDLALETAAREDADIVIANDPDADRAAVAAKDPATGAWRMLRGDEVGALLGAHIVARQAAGGQAPAGVFANSIVSSRLLARIAAAAGYAHEETLTGFKWIARVPGLVYGYEEALGYCVAPSLVRDKDGISAAVLIAELAAAAKAEGKTIFDTLDELYLVHGLHASDQLSIRVADLGLLDAMMNRLRVSPPEAFGGSGVETVTDLAVGSEHLPPTEGLLYLTKDLSRVIIRPSGTEPKLKCYLEVIRGVDSAAELPEARTEARAALDSVLADVREALGL
- a CDS encoding flavodoxin domain-containing protein, giving the protein MAKIYIPYGTVEGQTAQIADYIAELIRAHGHQADTADLKHSGETLPGGYDGVIVAASVHMGKHEGHVKDFVKKNRGELERLRSALVSVSLAAHGDEENAEGYVEKFEEDTGWRPTHVGLFAGALLYTHYGFIKKHLMKKIASDKGSQDTDTTRDYVYTEWDGVQRFTEDYLAWLAQPAGQ
- a CDS encoding purine-nucleoside phosphorylase is translated as MSYTEFLNADPFEAARDAADYIAEETGVDAHDVALVLGSGWGEAAELIGETTATLSAAEIPGFTEPSVVGHVGTIRSVLTKEGKRALVLGARTHYYEGKGVRSVVHGVRTAAATGCKTLVLTNGCGGLNEEWTPGTPVLISDHINLTATSPLEGATFVDLTDLYSSRIRGLAREVDPSLDEGVYAQFTGPHYETPAEVQYAKRIGASLIGMSTALEAIAGRHAGMEVFGISLVTNLAAGISPTPLSHEEVLEAGHAAGPRISKLLAGIIAKL
- a CDS encoding benzaldehyde dehydrogenase, giving the protein MSLLDSALWEGKIHLNGWRPGGGGTGDAVEPATGETLGHYGVASVEDVREAAAVAATAQKEWAARNPEDRAAVLRRAGQLWEEHGPEIQEWIVRESGGIPPKAGLETHIAANQCYDASALPALPAGDVLTSNENRWSFARRRPVGVVSVIAPFNFPLILSIRAVAPALALGNAVLLKPDPRTAVCGGVTLVRVFEEAGLPPGLLSLLPGGAEIGAAVVEAPEVRVVAFTGSTAAGRKVGEAAGRLLKRAHLELGGNNAMIVLPGVDLPKAVSAAAFGSFMHQGQICMASGRHIVHEDIYEDYVSALAEKARHLPVGDPKSGTVALGPVIDGKQLHRVDTIVQDAVQGGARLAAGGSHDGRFYRPTVLADLDLASPAWKDEIFGPVAPVMKFSTVDEAVALANDNEYGLSIGILGDVGMAMTIADRLDSGKVHINEQTVSDEANSPFGGVKNSGNGSRIGGHHANMESFTEIQWLTMRPDIAPYPF